One genomic region from Tachysurus fulvidraco isolate hzauxx_2018 chromosome 14, HZAU_PFXX_2.0, whole genome shotgun sequence encodes:
- the gucd1 gene encoding protein GUCD1 isoform X2: MLLKIIYDGKMSNDLSLHPTDVVMLNVPIIRQLYHWDCGLACSKMVLKYLHPVSEDEFRRACCELKLTESVWTIDLAYLMGQLGVKHCFCTQTLGVDKGFKNQSFYKKHFDSEEDRVNELFLKAESRGIMVKKCSVPVQEIQSHLNHGHVAIVLVNAVVLMCELCSTSVKYCCFLPVNQKCFCSTPDYQGHFVVVCGFNRTAGCIFYNNPAYSDRVCCTSISNFEEARMSYGTDEDILFIFKDS, from the exons ATGCTGTTGAAGATTATTTACGATG GTAAAATGTCAAATGACTTGTCCCTCCACCCGACAGACGTCGTTATGTTAAATGTACCAATTATCCGCCAGTTGTACCACTGGGACTGCGGTTTAGCGTGTTCTAAAATGGTATTAAA ATATCTACATCCAGTGAGTGAAGATGAGTTTCGGAGAGCCTGCTGTGAACTGAAATTGACAGAAAGTGTGTGGACCATTGACCTTGCTTATCTCATGGGCCAGCTAGGCGTAAAACACTGTTTCTGCACACAGACATTAGGGGTAGACAAGGGGTTTAAAAACCAG TCATTCTACAAAAAGCATTTTGATTCAGAAGAGGACCGAGTAAATGAACTCTTTCTGAAAGCAGAGAGCAGAGGCATAATGGTAAAGAAATG CTCTGTGCCTGTTCAGGAGATCCAGTCTCATCTGAACCATGGACATGTGGCCATTGTGCTGGTAAAtgctgtagtgttaatgtgcgAACTCTGCTCCACTTCAGTCAAGTACTGCTGCTTTCTACCTGTGAATCAGAAGTGTTTCTGCAGTACACCTGATTACCAAGGCCactttgtggttgtgtgtggatTTAATCGTACTGCTGGGTGCATTTTCTATAACAATCCTGCTTATTCTGACC GTGTCTGCTGCACAAGCATTAGCAATTTTGAAGAGGCAAGAATGAGCTATGGAACAGATGAGGACATACTTTTCATCTTCAAGGACAGCTGA
- the gucd1 gene encoding protein GUCD1 isoform X7, producing MLNVPIIRQLYHWDCGLACSKMVLKIFLKFPRYLHPVSEDEFRRACCELKLTESVWTIDLAYLMGQLGVKHCFCTQTLGVDKGFKNQSFYKKHFDSEEDRVNELFLKAESRGIMVKKCSVPVQEIQSHLNHGHVAIVLVNAVVLMCELCSTSVKYCCFLPVNQKCFCSTPDYQGHFVVVCGFNRTAGCIFYNNPAYSDRVCCTSISNFEEARMSYGTDEDILFIFKDS from the exons ATGTTAAATGTACCAATTATCCGCCAGTTGTACCACTGGGACTGCGGTTTAGCGTGTTCTAAAATGGTATTAAA AATATTTCTCAAATTTCCCAGATATCTACATCCAGTGAGTGAAGATGAGTTTCGGAGAGCCTGCTGTGAACTGAAATTGACAGAAAGTGTGTGGACCATTGACCTTGCTTATCTCATGGGCCAGCTAGGCGTAAAACACTGTTTCTGCACACAGACATTAGGGGTAGACAAGGGGTTTAAAAACCAG TCATTCTACAAAAAGCATTTTGATTCAGAAGAGGACCGAGTAAATGAACTCTTTCTGAAAGCAGAGAGCAGAGGCATAATGGTAAAGAAATG CTCTGTGCCTGTTCAGGAGATCCAGTCTCATCTGAACCATGGACATGTGGCCATTGTGCTGGTAAAtgctgtagtgttaatgtgcgAACTCTGCTCCACTTCAGTCAAGTACTGCTGCTTTCTACCTGTGAATCAGAAGTGTTTCTGCAGTACACCTGATTACCAAGGCCactttgtggttgtgtgtggatTTAATCGTACTGCTGGGTGCATTTTCTATAACAATCCTGCTTATTCTGACC GTGTCTGCTGCACAAGCATTAGCAATTTTGAAGAGGCAAGAATGAGCTATGGAACAGATGAGGACATACTTTTCATCTTCAAGGACAGCTGA
- the gucd1 gene encoding protein GUCD1 isoform X1: protein MLLKIIYDGKMSNDLSLHPTDVVMLNVPIIRQLYHWDCGLACSKMVLKIFLKFPRYLHPVSEDEFRRACCELKLTESVWTIDLAYLMGQLGVKHCFCTQTLGVDKGFKNQSFYKKHFDSEEDRVNELFLKAESRGIMVKKCSVPVQEIQSHLNHGHVAIVLVNAVVLMCELCSTSVKYCCFLPVNQKCFCSTPDYQGHFVVVCGFNRTAGCIFYNNPAYSDRVCCTSISNFEEARMSYGTDEDILFIFKDS, encoded by the exons ATGCTGTTGAAGATTATTTACGATG GTAAAATGTCAAATGACTTGTCCCTCCACCCGACAGACGTCGTTATGTTAAATGTACCAATTATCCGCCAGTTGTACCACTGGGACTGCGGTTTAGCGTGTTCTAAAATGGTATTAAA AATATTTCTCAAATTTCCCAGATATCTACATCCAGTGAGTGAAGATGAGTTTCGGAGAGCCTGCTGTGAACTGAAATTGACAGAAAGTGTGTGGACCATTGACCTTGCTTATCTCATGGGCCAGCTAGGCGTAAAACACTGTTTCTGCACACAGACATTAGGGGTAGACAAGGGGTTTAAAAACCAG TCATTCTACAAAAAGCATTTTGATTCAGAAGAGGACCGAGTAAATGAACTCTTTCTGAAAGCAGAGAGCAGAGGCATAATGGTAAAGAAATG CTCTGTGCCTGTTCAGGAGATCCAGTCTCATCTGAACCATGGACATGTGGCCATTGTGCTGGTAAAtgctgtagtgttaatgtgcgAACTCTGCTCCACTTCAGTCAAGTACTGCTGCTTTCTACCTGTGAATCAGAAGTGTTTCTGCAGTACACCTGATTACCAAGGCCactttgtggttgtgtgtggatTTAATCGTACTGCTGGGTGCATTTTCTATAACAATCCTGCTTATTCTGACC GTGTCTGCTGCACAAGCATTAGCAATTTTGAAGAGGCAAGAATGAGCTATGGAACAGATGAGGACATACTTTTCATCTTCAAGGACAGCTGA
- the gucd1 gene encoding protein GUCD1 isoform X8 — protein MLNVPIIRQLYHWDCGLACSKMVLKYLHPVSEDEFRRACCELKLTESVWTIDLAYLMGQLGVKHCFCTQTLGVDKGFKNQSFYKKHFDSEEDRVNELFLKAESRGIMVKKCSVPVQEIQSHLNHGHVAIVLVNAVVLMCELCSTSVKYCCFLPVNQKCFCSTPDYQGHFVVVCGFNRTAGCIFYNNPAYSDRVCCTSISNFEEARMSYGTDEDILFIFKDS, from the exons ATGTTAAATGTACCAATTATCCGCCAGTTGTACCACTGGGACTGCGGTTTAGCGTGTTCTAAAATGGTATTAAA ATATCTACATCCAGTGAGTGAAGATGAGTTTCGGAGAGCCTGCTGTGAACTGAAATTGACAGAAAGTGTGTGGACCATTGACCTTGCTTATCTCATGGGCCAGCTAGGCGTAAAACACTGTTTCTGCACACAGACATTAGGGGTAGACAAGGGGTTTAAAAACCAG TCATTCTACAAAAAGCATTTTGATTCAGAAGAGGACCGAGTAAATGAACTCTTTCTGAAAGCAGAGAGCAGAGGCATAATGGTAAAGAAATG CTCTGTGCCTGTTCAGGAGATCCAGTCTCATCTGAACCATGGACATGTGGCCATTGTGCTGGTAAAtgctgtagtgttaatgtgcgAACTCTGCTCCACTTCAGTCAAGTACTGCTGCTTTCTACCTGTGAATCAGAAGTGTTTCTGCAGTACACCTGATTACCAAGGCCactttgtggttgtgtgtggatTTAATCGTACTGCTGGGTGCATTTTCTATAACAATCCTGCTTATTCTGACC GTGTCTGCTGCACAAGCATTAGCAATTTTGAAGAGGCAAGAATGAGCTATGGAACAGATGAGGACATACTTTTCATCTTCAAGGACAGCTGA
- the ctu1 gene encoding cytoplasmic tRNA 2-thiolation protein 1: protein MPIKCSSCAKNRAVLRRPKTGHSLCKPCFFWAFEEEIHQTIVSARLFNRGETVGIGASGGKDSTVLAYVLKVLNVRYDYGLKLLLLAVDEGITGYRNDSLETVRRNEQQYDLPLTIVSYEDLYGWTMDAIVKQVGRKNNCTFCGVFRRQALDRGAMMLNVDKICTGHNADDVAETVLMNVLRGDIARLRRCTVISTASDGEGAIPRCKPLKYAYEKEIVLYAYFKKLDYFSTECIYSPNAYRGHARTFLKDLEAVRSSAIMDIIHSGENLSVKEGVKMPVQGTCLRCGYISSQALCKSCVLLEGLNRGLPKLGIGKPHRLHDKIFTQQALTQQEEKKLKSMEF, encoded by the exons ATGCCTATTAAGTGCAgcagttgtgcaaaaaacagggCGGTGCTCAGACGACCGAAGACCGGCCATTCGTTATGTAAACCCTGCTTCTTCTGGGCTTTTGAGGAAGAGATTCACCAAACCATCGTTTCGGCTCGGCTGTTTAATCGTGGGGAGACTGTAGGGATCGGCGCATCAGGAGGAAAAGACTCTACTGTGTTGGCTTACGTTCTGAAAGTCCTGAATGTGCGCTATGATTACGGCCTCAAGCTGCTGCTGCTCGCAGTGGACGAAGGCATCACAGGATACCGCAACGATTCTCTAGAAACGGTGAGAAGAAACGAACAGCAGTACGATCTGCCCCTCACCATCGTGTCCTATGAAGATCTCTATGGCTGGACCATGGACGCTATTGTCAAACAAGTGGGCCGAAAGAACAACTGCACTTTTTGCGGCGTGTTTCGGAGGCAGGCGCTTGATCGGGGAGCCATGATGCTGAACGTGGACAAGATTTGTACAG GTCACAATGCGGACGATGTGGCAGAGACAGTGCTGATGAATGTGCTGAGAGGAGATATTGCTCGTCTGCGTCGCTGTACAGTGATCAGCACAGCCAGTGATGGTGAGGGAGCAATACCACGCTGCAAACCTCTCAAATACGCATATGAAAAAGAAATTGTCCTCTATGCCTACTTCAAGAAGCTTGACTACTTCTCAACTGAGTGTATTTACTCACCCAATGCTTACCGTGGCCATGCACGTACCTTCCTCAAAGACCTTGAGGCAGTCAGGTCTAGTGCCATCATGGACATCATCCACTCAGGTGAGAACCTCTCTGTGAAGGAAGGAGTGAAGATGCCTGTGCAAGGAACATGCTTACGATGTGGTTACATCTCCAGTCAGGCACTATGCAAGTCCTGTGTGTTGTTGGAGGGCCTGAATCGAGGCTTGCCAAAACTCGGGATAGGCAAACCCCACCGGCTCCATGACAAGATCTTCACCCAGCAGGCTTTAACACAACAGGAGGAGAAGAAGCTAAAGTCAATGGAATTTTGA
- the gucd1 gene encoding protein GUCD1 isoform X3, with protein MSNDLSLHPTDVVMLNVPIIRQLYHWDCGLACSKMVLKIFLKFPRYLHPVSEDEFRRACCELKLTESVWTIDLAYLMGQLGVKHCFCTQTLGVDKGFKNQSFYKKHFDSEEDRVNELFLKAESRGIMVKKCSVPVQEIQSHLNHGHVAIVLVNAVVLMCELCSTSVKYCCFLPVNQKCFCSTPDYQGHFVVVCGFNRTAGCIFYNNPAYSDRVCCTSISNFEEARMSYGTDEDILFIFKDS; from the exons ATGTCAAATGACTTGTCCCTCCACCCGACAGACGTCGTTATGTTAAATGTACCAATTATCCGCCAGTTGTACCACTGGGACTGCGGTTTAGCGTGTTCTAAAATGGTATTAAA AATATTTCTCAAATTTCCCAGATATCTACATCCAGTGAGTGAAGATGAGTTTCGGAGAGCCTGCTGTGAACTGAAATTGACAGAAAGTGTGTGGACCATTGACCTTGCTTATCTCATGGGCCAGCTAGGCGTAAAACACTGTTTCTGCACACAGACATTAGGGGTAGACAAGGGGTTTAAAAACCAG TCATTCTACAAAAAGCATTTTGATTCAGAAGAGGACCGAGTAAATGAACTCTTTCTGAAAGCAGAGAGCAGAGGCATAATGGTAAAGAAATG CTCTGTGCCTGTTCAGGAGATCCAGTCTCATCTGAACCATGGACATGTGGCCATTGTGCTGGTAAAtgctgtagtgttaatgtgcgAACTCTGCTCCACTTCAGTCAAGTACTGCTGCTTTCTACCTGTGAATCAGAAGTGTTTCTGCAGTACACCTGATTACCAAGGCCactttgtggttgtgtgtggatTTAATCGTACTGCTGGGTGCATTTTCTATAACAATCCTGCTTATTCTGACC GTGTCTGCTGCACAAGCATTAGCAATTTTGAAGAGGCAAGAATGAGCTATGGAACAGATGAGGACATACTTTTCATCTTCAAGGACAGCTGA
- the gucd1 gene encoding protein GUCD1 isoform X5 produces the protein MSNDLSLHPTDVVMLNVPIIRQLYHWDCGLACSKMVLKYLHPVSEDEFRRACCELKLTESVWTIDLAYLMGQLGVKHCFCTQTLGVDKGFKNQSFYKKHFDSEEDRVNELFLKAESRGIMVKKCSVPVQEIQSHLNHGHVAIVLVNAVVLMCELCSTSVKYCCFLPVNQKCFCSTPDYQGHFVVVCGFNRTAGCIFYNNPAYSDRVCCTSISNFEEARMSYGTDEDILFIFKDS, from the exons ATGTCAAATGACTTGTCCCTCCACCCGACAGACGTCGTTATGTTAAATGTACCAATTATCCGCCAGTTGTACCACTGGGACTGCGGTTTAGCGTGTTCTAAAATGGTATTAAA ATATCTACATCCAGTGAGTGAAGATGAGTTTCGGAGAGCCTGCTGTGAACTGAAATTGACAGAAAGTGTGTGGACCATTGACCTTGCTTATCTCATGGGCCAGCTAGGCGTAAAACACTGTTTCTGCACACAGACATTAGGGGTAGACAAGGGGTTTAAAAACCAG TCATTCTACAAAAAGCATTTTGATTCAGAAGAGGACCGAGTAAATGAACTCTTTCTGAAAGCAGAGAGCAGAGGCATAATGGTAAAGAAATG CTCTGTGCCTGTTCAGGAGATCCAGTCTCATCTGAACCATGGACATGTGGCCATTGTGCTGGTAAAtgctgtagtgttaatgtgcgAACTCTGCTCCACTTCAGTCAAGTACTGCTGCTTTCTACCTGTGAATCAGAAGTGTTTCTGCAGTACACCTGATTACCAAGGCCactttgtggttgtgtgtggatTTAATCGTACTGCTGGGTGCATTTTCTATAACAATCCTGCTTATTCTGACC GTGTCTGCTGCACAAGCATTAGCAATTTTGAAGAGGCAAGAATGAGCTATGGAACAGATGAGGACATACTTTTCATCTTCAAGGACAGCTGA
- the gucd1 gene encoding protein GUCD1 isoform X6 has translation MLLKIIYDDVVMLNVPIIRQLYHWDCGLACSKMVLKYLHPVSEDEFRRACCELKLTESVWTIDLAYLMGQLGVKHCFCTQTLGVDKGFKNQSFYKKHFDSEEDRVNELFLKAESRGIMVKKCSVPVQEIQSHLNHGHVAIVLVNAVVLMCELCSTSVKYCCFLPVNQKCFCSTPDYQGHFVVVCGFNRTAGCIFYNNPAYSDRVCCTSISNFEEARMSYGTDEDILFIFKDS, from the exons ATGCTGTTGAAGATTATTTACGATG ACGTCGTTATGTTAAATGTACCAATTATCCGCCAGTTGTACCACTGGGACTGCGGTTTAGCGTGTTCTAAAATGGTATTAAA ATATCTACATCCAGTGAGTGAAGATGAGTTTCGGAGAGCCTGCTGTGAACTGAAATTGACAGAAAGTGTGTGGACCATTGACCTTGCTTATCTCATGGGCCAGCTAGGCGTAAAACACTGTTTCTGCACACAGACATTAGGGGTAGACAAGGGGTTTAAAAACCAG TCATTCTACAAAAAGCATTTTGATTCAGAAGAGGACCGAGTAAATGAACTCTTTCTGAAAGCAGAGAGCAGAGGCATAATGGTAAAGAAATG CTCTGTGCCTGTTCAGGAGATCCAGTCTCATCTGAACCATGGACATGTGGCCATTGTGCTGGTAAAtgctgtagtgttaatgtgcgAACTCTGCTCCACTTCAGTCAAGTACTGCTGCTTTCTACCTGTGAATCAGAAGTGTTTCTGCAGTACACCTGATTACCAAGGCCactttgtggttgtgtgtggatTTAATCGTACTGCTGGGTGCATTTTCTATAACAATCCTGCTTATTCTGACC GTGTCTGCTGCACAAGCATTAGCAATTTTGAAGAGGCAAGAATGAGCTATGGAACAGATGAGGACATACTTTTCATCTTCAAGGACAGCTGA
- the gucd1 gene encoding protein GUCD1 isoform X4 encodes MLLKIIYDDVVMLNVPIIRQLYHWDCGLACSKMVLKIFLKFPRYLHPVSEDEFRRACCELKLTESVWTIDLAYLMGQLGVKHCFCTQTLGVDKGFKNQSFYKKHFDSEEDRVNELFLKAESRGIMVKKCSVPVQEIQSHLNHGHVAIVLVNAVVLMCELCSTSVKYCCFLPVNQKCFCSTPDYQGHFVVVCGFNRTAGCIFYNNPAYSDRVCCTSISNFEEARMSYGTDEDILFIFKDS; translated from the exons ATGCTGTTGAAGATTATTTACGATG ACGTCGTTATGTTAAATGTACCAATTATCCGCCAGTTGTACCACTGGGACTGCGGTTTAGCGTGTTCTAAAATGGTATTAAA AATATTTCTCAAATTTCCCAGATATCTACATCCAGTGAGTGAAGATGAGTTTCGGAGAGCCTGCTGTGAACTGAAATTGACAGAAAGTGTGTGGACCATTGACCTTGCTTATCTCATGGGCCAGCTAGGCGTAAAACACTGTTTCTGCACACAGACATTAGGGGTAGACAAGGGGTTTAAAAACCAG TCATTCTACAAAAAGCATTTTGATTCAGAAGAGGACCGAGTAAATGAACTCTTTCTGAAAGCAGAGAGCAGAGGCATAATGGTAAAGAAATG CTCTGTGCCTGTTCAGGAGATCCAGTCTCATCTGAACCATGGACATGTGGCCATTGTGCTGGTAAAtgctgtagtgttaatgtgcgAACTCTGCTCCACTTCAGTCAAGTACTGCTGCTTTCTACCTGTGAATCAGAAGTGTTTCTGCAGTACACCTGATTACCAAGGCCactttgtggttgtgtgtggatTTAATCGTACTGCTGGGTGCATTTTCTATAACAATCCTGCTTATTCTGACC GTGTCTGCTGCACAAGCATTAGCAATTTTGAAGAGGCAAGAATGAGCTATGGAACAGATGAGGACATACTTTTCATCTTCAAGGACAGCTGA